From one Lolium rigidum isolate FL_2022 chromosome 4, APGP_CSIRO_Lrig_0.1, whole genome shotgun sequence genomic stretch:
- the LOC124705810 gene encoding pathogenesis-related protein STH-2-like — MVAGCVITEDCALAVSADRMWKVSCSGDALVKTCAGIFDSVDVEGDGGPGSITTLKLSAAAAAAPSAGGSVVRSRVLVRDDATLVLRNEVLEGSKVRGQLKSQVTEVKFEPAGESACVAKFKVEYERLDGGGALSAEEQAELVGGYLALIKIIETYLVANPAEYA; from the coding sequence ATGGTGGCTGGCTGCGTGATCACCGAGGATTGTGCCCTGGCGGTGTCCGCAGACCGGATGTGGAAGGTGTCCTGTTCCGGTGATGCCTTGGTTAAGACCTGTGCGGGCATCTTCGACTCCGTGGACGTGGAGGGCGACGGCGGCCCCGGCAGCATCACCACCCTGAAGCTCagcgcagcggcagcggcggcgccaagTGCAGGCGGCAGCGTGGTCAGGAGCCGCGTGTTGGTGCGCGACGACGCGACACTGGTGCTAAGGAATGAGGTACTGGAGGGCAGCAAGGTGAGGGGCCAGCTCAAGTCACAGGTGACCGAGGTGAAGTTCGAGCCGGCCGGGGAAAGCGCATGCGTGGCCAAGTTCAAGGTGGAGTATGAGAGGCTCGACGGTGGCGGGGCGCTGAGCGCGGAGGAACAGGCGGAGCTCGTCGGGGGCTACCTAGCCCTGATAAAGATTATCGAGACCTACCTCGTTGCCAACCCTGCCGAGTACGCCTGA